The Pseudomonas sp. FP198 genomic interval GGCCGAGGCCAAGTCCGACCGGGTACTTGAAAAACTCATCGTCAGTTGCTTCGAGAAATCCTGAATCTACCCGAACCCCTGTGGGAGCGAGCTTGCTCGCGATGGCGGTGTATCAGTCAATCCTTATGCAAACTGACCCACCGTCATCGCGAGCAAGCTCGCTCCCACAGGGAATCAAGGCGTATTCAGAACCGACGGCTTTTCTGTCAGCCTCTTTGGCCGGAATGAGCGCTGTACTGCCCGCTCGGGATAGTTAATATCCGTCATCGTTTTCCCATCTCTTCGAGGTTGCCATGCGCTTTTCCGATTTGATCGATGCCGTGCGTCATCAGCCAGGCGCCGTCACCATTCCACCTGAATGGGGTCAGGGCCGGGCCAGTTTTGGTGGCTTGGTAGCGGCGCTGCAATACGAGGCGATGCGTGCCCGGGTTCCGGCCGATCGCCCGGTGCGGTCGCTGGCGATCACCTTTGTCGGCCCGGTCGAGCCGGATGTCCCGGTCAGTTTCGAGGTCGATATATTGCGAGAGGGCAAGGCCGTCAGCCAGGTGCTGGGGCGCGCTGTGCAGAGAGGCCAGGTAGTGACCGTGGTGCAAGGCAGCTTTGGCGCATCGCGAACCTCGGTGGTGGCGGTACAGGCTGATCCCGCGCCACCGTTCAAGGACGTCGAGCAATGTCAGGAACTGCCCTACATCAAAGGCGGGACACCGGAATTCAT includes:
- a CDS encoding acyl-CoA thioesterase II, translated to MRFSDLIDAVRHQPGAVTIPPEWGQGRASFGGLVAALQYEAMRARVPADRPVRSLAITFVGPVEPDVPVSFEVDILREGKAVSQVLGRAVQRGQVVTVVQGSFGASRTSVVAVQADPAPPFKDVEQCQELPYIKGGTPEFMRHLAMRWSVGGLPFSGNKSRSMGGWVRLRGDVKEESLNEGHILALVDAWPPALLPHLTQMAPGSTLTWTIEFVQPLLELTTLDWCQYLAEIEHAQDGYGHVAAKFWSADGRLIAMSRQTVTIFG